The window TATGGCGTACTCACAAACAATACCAAGCTAGCGTTCTGGTACCAGCTTGCTGTCCTGATGGACGAGGGCAAGGTAATTCCAGTTCCTTCCTATTACAAAATGTCTGCCGCAGCAGTTGAGGTGTTTGGCCGCATCTCCAAGCTGGAGTTTGGTCAGCAAATCACGATCATGCGTCAATCAGTGGTTGACATGGGGGTTGATCCTCTGGCGTAGAGGTTAACTCTATCGCGTGCTTTTGCAGGAGGCGCACCCCCGTGCGCCTCTTTTTCATGGGGGGGTTGGTTAAGGCTATCGGCTTTACTGCCATAGCGCTGGTCATTTTGATTAGGCCGCCGAGTGTCGCTGTGATATTGGGTACAGCAGTCAAAATGGCTCACAGTCTTGTCCTAAGCAAACTGGAGGCTGCCATAGCAGTATGCAACCCGATAAAGCACACCCCAACGCCTATCTTGATCAAAAACTGAACCTAACTGAGTAAGGCTCCATAGCAAAAGGCAGAAAGCAGAAAGCAGAAGGCAGAAATCAAAACCTTGCTGCATAAGGATTCCAGGGAATCTGATTGTCCTAACTCGCATCTCAGGTGCAATATGACACTAACGTTTGAACCCACAGCCCTTGAAAAACAAGCGGCGCTGTTTCAACAGGAGCCCACCGTTGAGCGTTATTTTCAGACCTTTAATCAGGGGGATTTTCTAGCCACTGCCGGGCTCTTTTCTGAAGCTGGGCAGCTACTACCGCCGTTCGAAGAGCCCATTGTTGGTCGAGACGCTATTCATACCTATCTCAAACATGAAGCGGATGGGATGGAGGCAACGCCAAAAGAACTGTTAGTAGAGCTGCTAACGGGCGATCGCAAACAGGTCACGGTTAAGGGCAGTGTAAAGGCGATCATATTTAAAGTGAACGCTGCCTGGCTCTTTACCCTGAATGCTCAGGGCAAAATTGACCAGGTTCAGGTAAAACTTTTGGCCTCTCTCCAAGAGTTGCTGACGCTAAGACCTTAAGAATCTTCCGTTCAACAAGCAGCCAGCAGACAGCGTTACAGCTAATGGTTATTCGTTACTTGTCAGCGATAACTCCGACCAACCGATAACGCCTTGCTCGCTCATCTAAGCTGCTGCCCATCGCCAAAGCTAGGCAGCTTTGACAACGGTGGGCTTTTCCCAAGAAAGGGAGAGGGACTGACGACCCAGGTCTTCATGATGAGGGGCACAGAGCCAATCTGGATGAGCCGTCATTAGCAAAGATTCCAGAGTTTCCTGGTCGAAAACGTGAGAGGCCGGGAAACCATTCACGTCACCTTCAACGATGAAGCAATTCTTAGAGACGCATTTCACAACCAGCACGGTATGGATGGCCGTTGGTAACTGGATGGAATCTCCTGCCCCCATGCTTCTGAAAGCCAAAATAAATTCCCGAAATGCTGCGAATTCATCTGTGCTGAACCCAGGCAACGTTACTGGCATGGCCTCATCTCCATTAGCGGAGAACCAGTAACGACGAAGGGGATCAATCCCAATCAACCAAGCTTGCTCATCATCTAGCCGGTAGCGCGGAACCAAGGGAAAAAACTTGGACATGGGTTCGCTCAATAAAGCACGTACCTTAACAGGATCATTTAGATACACGGATATCTCAACGAGTCGCAACAAAAGTTAAGGTGCGATGATGTCTCCTATAAAGAATTATCAACAAACGTTTTAGGCCAATGTTCAGACGCGTGATTAGAGACGCCTGTTCTAGAAATTCTGGTCAGTTGTTTCTTTATCCCAATGCGTTGACAGACGCTGTTTCAGAAACATTGGGTTCGTTGGCGCTGGCTTCATTAGCGCTAGCTTCATTAGCGCTGGGATGAAAGTAGTCATAGATTTGCTGCGCCAGTCGAGGGCCAATGCCAGGCACCGTGGCCAGCTGATCGAGGGAGGCTTCGCGAATGTAGTCGATAGAGCGAAACGCAGCTAACAATTCTTTTTGACGATGTTGTCCCAAACCAGGAATGTCTGACAAACGAGAGCGGCGCATGCGATCGCTGCGTTTCTTACGGTGAAAGCTTACGGCAAAGCGGTGTGCCTCGTCGCGCAGGCGGCGTAGAAGTTGCACGCCGGGTTGCTCTGCTTCCGTCTTGAGCGGCAGTGACTCACCTGGCAAAAAGATCTCCTCTCGTTTCTTAGCCAAACTCACCACGTGCAGTTCTGAGAGTAAGTTCATTTCCCGCAATACTTCTACGACTGCTGAGAGTTGCCCTTTACCGCCATCAATCATGACCACATCGGGCCAGTCAGGATTACCCACGCGAGGCTTGTTTGGATCAGCTGCATACCGCCGAAAACGGCGACGAATCACCTCTGCCATGCTGGCAAAATCATCGGAGTGACCAGCCCGTACCTCCGGGTTTTTGATCTTGTAATGGCGATAATGCTGCTTGGCGGGCATGCCATCAACAAACACCACTTGGGAGGCAACGGCATCCGACCCCTGGATATGGGAAATGTCATAGCCTTCAATGCGCTTGGGCAAATCTGGCAGATCGAGAATTTCTGCTAGATCCTGTAGGGCTAATGCCGTGCGATCGGCCACCTTTTGGGTGCGCACGAGTTCATACTGGGCGTTGCGCTCCACCATATCGATGAGCTCTGCTTTGGTCTGGCGTTGAGGCATTTCAATCGCCACCTTGCGCCACCGTCGGCCTGTCAAATACTCGGCCAGAATGTCGCCATCTGGAAGCTCATGCTGCACTAGAATTTCTGCTGGAATTTCTATCGGCTCAACGGTTTGATAGTGCTCTTCTAACACGCGCTGGAGAATTTGCCCCGAGGTGCCAGCTTGCGCATCGGCGTTAAAGCCCAGCCGCCCAACCAGTCGCCCAGCCCGAATCTGAAAGAGTTGGATGCAGGCAAATTGGTCATCACTGGCCAGGGCGATCGCATCCCGCGAAACCGTGTCGTCGGGCAGCGCGACCTTTTGATTGGCACACAGCCGCTCCAACCCTCGAATCTGATCTCGCAATCGGGCTGCCTGCTCAAATTTCAGCGCCTCAGCAGCTTTTTCCATATGCTGCGTCAATATATCCACAAGTTCTGTCGTGCGCCCCTGAAAAACCATCGCGACCCGCTGCAAGGTCTTGTGATACGCCTCCGAGGAAATGAGCTGCTGGCAGACACCCGGGCACCGCCCAATGTCGTAGTTCAGACAGGGGCGATCTTTGAACAGCGGTTGGGGACGCTGTCGCAGCGGAAAAAT is drawn from Leptolyngbya sp. SIO1E4 and contains these coding sequences:
- the uvrC gene encoding excinuclease ABC subunit UvrC, encoding MVFSEAPTPLLKDPDRLEARLKELPLEPGVYFMKDARDQILYIGKSKKLRNRVRSYFRDTHRHMPRTAVMVMQVVEIEFIVTDTEAEALALEANLIKQHQPHFNVLLKDDKKYPYLCITWSEAYPRIFVTRKRRKNLKDRYYGPYVDAGLLRSTLSLVKRIFPLRQRPQPLFKDRPCLNYDIGRCPGVCQQLISSEAYHKTLQRVAMVFQGRTTELVDILTQHMEKAAEALKFEQAARLRDQIRGLERLCANQKVALPDDTVSRDAIALASDDQFACIQLFQIRAGRLVGRLGFNADAQAGTSGQILQRVLEEHYQTVEPIEIPAEILVQHELPDGDILAEYLTGRRWRKVAIEMPQRQTKAELIDMVERNAQYELVRTQKVADRTALALQDLAEILDLPDLPKRIEGYDISHIQGSDAVASQVVFVDGMPAKQHYRHYKIKNPEVRAGHSDDFASMAEVIRRRFRRYAADPNKPRVGNPDWPDVVMIDGGKGQLSAVVEVLREMNLLSELHVVSLAKKREEIFLPGESLPLKTEAEQPGVQLLRRLRDEAHRFAVSFHRKKRSDRMRRSRLSDIPGLGQHRQKELLAAFRSIDYIREASLDQLATVPGIGPRLAQQIYDYFHPSANEASANEASANEPNVSETASVNALG
- a CDS encoding nuclear transport factor 2 family protein, with product MTLTFEPTALEKQAALFQQEPTVERYFQTFNQGDFLATAGLFSEAGQLLPPFEEPIVGRDAIHTYLKHEADGMEATPKELLVELLTGDRKQVTVKGSVKAIIFKVNAAWLFTLNAQGKIDQVQVKLLASLQELLTLRP